Proteins found in one Limnobaculum xujianqingii genomic segment:
- a CDS encoding DUF805 domain-containing protein translates to MSDVFNAWLNGYRQIFDYKGRARRRDFAWFLLLQLVAFFAVASVTSILFGNSGMITETVASALMMVTILTTLSYNVRRLHDCDQSGWWCFGYLILAGVFIVASLMLRPTDGSNQYGPDPRATTR, encoded by the coding sequence GTGTCAGATGTATTCAATGCCTGGTTAAATGGGTACCGACAGATTTTTGACTATAAGGGTAGAGCGAGACGACGAGATTTTGCCTGGTTTCTGCTATTACAGTTAGTCGCCTTTTTTGCTGTTGCCAGCGTAACCAGTATCCTGTTTGGTAATAGTGGAATGATAACGGAAACTGTTGCCAGCGCGCTAATGATGGTAACAATCTTGACTACCTTGTCGTATAACGTACGTCGTTTACATGACTGCGATCAGAGCGGGTGGTGGTGTTTTGGCTATTTGATTCTTGCCGGAGTCTTCATTGTTGCCTCGCTAATGCTCAGGCCAACGGACGGAAGTAATCAATATGGTCCGGATCCCAGAGCTACAACTCGTTAA
- a CDS encoding putative hemolysin, whose protein sequence is MIKVACITSGLFVAALIQGCSTGSKTQDVSAIGGQGNPADTYCTSVGGKVQPRQNAKGSYSVCSFKDGLQLDTWELYRANHKS, encoded by the coding sequence ATGATAAAGGTAGCGTGTATTACATCAGGGCTATTTGTCGCTGCACTGATTCAAGGGTGTTCTACTGGCTCAAAAACACAGGATGTTTCTGCCATTGGTGGGCAAGGAAATCCCGCTGATACATATTGCACCAGTGTTGGTGGCAAAGTTCAGCCAAGGCAAAATGCCAAAGGCAGCTATTCAGTTTGTTCTTTTAAAGACGGTTTACAGCTTGATACATGGGAACTCTATCGTGCCAATCATAAGAGTTAA
- the alkB gene encoding DNA oxidative demethylase AlkB, translated as MTFDLFEHLEPPDVVREELAPGAVILRHFVLPQAKVILAQVATVVGCSPFRHMTTPGGYGMSVAMTNCGDYGWVTDRQGYRYSEADPLTGKAWPPIAPLLYQLAVEAAEQGGFSDFQPNVCLINRYAIGAKMSLHQDKDEKNFNYPIVSMSFGLPAVFQFGGLSRSDSVQKCSLTQGDVVVWGGVSRLAYHGILPVKSGHHPDTGDCRINLTFRQID; from the coding sequence ATGACATTTGATCTGTTTGAACATCTTGAACCACCAGATGTAGTCCGGGAAGAATTGGCACCTGGTGCTGTGATTTTACGTCATTTTGTTCTTCCACAGGCGAAAGTGATACTTGCTCAGGTAGCGACAGTTGTTGGATGTTCACCATTTCGCCATATGACTACGCCAGGTGGCTATGGTATGTCAGTCGCAATGACTAATTGTGGCGATTATGGTTGGGTAACCGATCGTCAGGGATATCGTTACAGCGAAGCAGATCCCCTCACCGGTAAAGCATGGCCACCAATAGCACCATTACTTTATCAACTGGCTGTAGAAGCGGCTGAACAGGGTGGTTTTTCTGATTTCCAGCCGAATGTTTGCTTAATTAATCGTTATGCTATTGGCGCGAAGATGTCGTTACATCAGGATAAGGATGAAAAGAACTTTAATTATCCTATTGTTTCAATGTCGTTTGGTTTACCCGCCGTATTTCAATTTGGTGGGCTTTCACGCAGCGATAGCGTACAGAAATGTTCACTTACCCAAGGGGATGTGGTGGTTTGGGGCGGCGTTTCACGTTTGGCCTATCATGGGATTTTACCGGTAAAATCCGGTCATCATCCTGATACGGGCGATTGCCGCATTAACCTTACTTTCCGCCAGATAGACTGA